The DNA region GGCGGGTCTTATCCTTGGTCTGCGCCACAGATTGTTCCGCCAAAATCCGCAGAACGAAGCGCGATCCGCCGATGAGGATGAGCGAGATCAGCCAGTCAATGCCGAGGGCGGAGCGGGGCATGCCCGGCTGTATCCAGCCGAGGCTGATGAAGACGAGCATCAGACCGCCGGTCAGTACGGAGGCGGTGGTCACTGCCACAATGATGAGACGCAGTTCGTTCGTGCTGGCGTACACCCACAAACGACGATACAGTCCAAAGGAATAATAAACGGGAATCTTGACCGCCAAAGCCACAGCGCACATGACAAGCGCGGCAGGGAAGTAATATGGCAGTTCCCTCACATCCAAACGCAAGGCAAAACTTCCCAGCACCGAGACGATGATGAGGGCAATGTCACCAATCAAGACAAAGCGGTTGCGGACGTGGGGGCGGGAGGTCATGGGAGTAGAGAGATTAGTGAATGGATATTCGATAGTAGTAAAAACCGATGGTCAAGTAATCGTGGTTTCGATACGCCCCGCGAAAATCACACAGGGCACTCAAACACCGGAGTTTCGCATGGACTCCACGGCTTCATGCAACCCATCCACCAAAGAGACTTGCGGTTTGAATCCGAGGGCATCCATGATCTTCTTAGGCGTGCCAATGGAACGGTAGATATCACCCGGGCGCGGGTCCGCATGGACATGCTTGGGCGCATTCGGAAAGATCTCGTACAGGATATCGAGCAAATCCAAAAGCCGGGTCTCGACTCCCGTACAAACATTGAAAATCTGCCCCGGCGCAGCGGGATGTTCGGATGCAAGTAAATTCGCCTGCACCACATCGCGCACATTGACCAAGTCGCGGCTCTGACCGCCGTCGCCAAAGATGGTGATCGGCTTGTCATCTAACATGCGGCGGATGAAGATCGGCACGGCGGCGGCGTACATCGAGTCAGGTCGCTGGCGCGGACCGTACACATTGAAATACCGCAGTGCAACCACTTCCAAACCGAACTGCCCCGTGAACAATTCCGCGTAGAGTTCATCCACCCGTTTGGAGACGGCGTAGGGCGATAATTGACGAAGCGGCGTATCCTCCGAAAGCGGATAAGCCTCCGAGTCGCCATATACCGCCGCGCTGGATGCGACGACCACGCGCCTCACCCCTGCCCTGCGAGCGGATTCGAACAACCCAGACGTCCCCGTCACGTTGACATCGAAACATTCCTGCGGCTTCTCCATGGATTCGGGAACCGAGACAAACGCCGCCTCGTGAAAGACAACATCCATGCCTTTGACAGCCTGCGCGACCGCATCCGCATCGCGCAGATCGCCCTCGACGATCTCCACATCCAAACCGTGAAGGTTCTCGTGCTTTCCCGAAGAAAAATTGTCGAAAACACGGACAGAATGTCCGCGCTCCAAAAGTTCACGCGAAATATGCGAGCCGATAAAACCGGCTCCGCCAGTGACCAAATATCTCATAAGTTATCTCCCGGTCCTCCGTAATACAGTACCGATCGTCCGCAGCACGATGCTAAAATCCATGCTGAGTGTACGGTGTTTGATATAGTAAAGATCATACTCGAGCTTGACGATCGTCTCCTTGACCGTAGCGACATATCCATAATTGATCTGCGCCCAGCCGGTGAGACCGGGCTTTACCAATAGCCTAGCCCGATAAAATGGGATCTGCCTCTGATACTCCGCCACCAACTCCGGGCGCTCCGCGCGCGGACCAACCATACTCATCTCGCCGCGCAGCACGCTCAAAAATTGCGGCGTCTCATCCAAACGTGTGCGGCGCAGGAAATTCCCGACCCTCGTCACACGCGGATCGTTCTCGAGCGCGACCTTCGGCTCCCCATTCGCTTCCGCGTCCTGCTTCATGGTGCGGAATTTCAGGATGTTAAAGGTCTTTGCTCCCTTGCCCAAACGCGGCTGGGAATAAAAGACGGGAAATCCGGTTTCGATAATGATGGCAAGCGACACCAGGGGAAAAAGCAATAGAAAGATCAACGTCCCTGCAATGCCGCCGACGATGTCCATCAAACGCTTGAACAGTTCATACGCGCCGCTGACGCGCACCTGATCCACGAAGGAACGGATCACCCAGTCCGCTTCGAGATGTTCGATCGGCACACGCTGGGTCAGTTCTTCGTACATGATCGGCATGCGCATCACTTCCACGCCGCTCTCCTGAACATCCAAAATGGTCTGGAACGTTTCACCTTTGATCTCGCCGTTGATTGCCACCACCACATCCGAGATGCGGTAATCTTCCACAATGTCGAGCAGATGTTCGCTGTCGCCCAACACGGCAAACCCATTATAGGATTTTCCCCTCTTGGCGGGGTCATCATCGATGAAGCCGATCAGCAGGAATGGCGGCGGATTGATCTTGCGGTACACGTCCGCAAGGGAGCGTCCCGCCTTGCCTGCGCCCACGAACAGGACGCGGCGCATCAAACCGGATGAGGTGTAGAGTCGGATATAGATGGCGCGCCAGATCAAAGTCAGGATGGAGGCGAGCACAAGGAAGGCTCCCACGGCGATACGCGGGAGCGAATTCGGTTCTTCGATGAAGATGAACAGCAGGGAGTATCCAAGCAGCCCCACAATGGGAGCGACTGCGATCCCGCGCAATGTCCTGAGCCAGTTGGCGGCGGCGTGCGGATCGTACGAATCCACCATCAACACCAGCCACACCAGCGGCAGGATGTAAAACCATAAGGGGACTTCCACCTGAATCAGGCGCTCCGCCCTGCCGGGCGATATACCACTCTCGATCAGGCGGTAGAGCGAATATTGATACCAAAAAAAGATCGCGCCCGCCGTTGCGCCCACGGAAGCGATAAAATCGCCCAGCAACAAAATAAAACGCTGTTCGCCGGGTCGTAATCGCAGGGAAGGTCTGTAAATATCAGCCATTTTTCTTCAATGAATTCACAATGCCGCTCCATAAAAAGCCTGAACCCCACGCAAAGTGCATGGTGGAAATCGCGAGCGGCAATCCCCACAAAAGATATCCTTTCTTTTTCACAAGTGCCAGTTTAAACCCAGCCGTCCCCAACACACCAAAATAAACCAATAATTGCAATAAAAGGAGCCAGCCAAAAAAACTCCGCCATAAGGATAACACAATCAGCGCGAGCAGGCTGAGCACAAAAACCGGCGGAAGCGCCTGCCGCCAGCGTAGCGTGTGCGGGTAGCGCTTCAGCATTTTGAGTTTCCAAAATCCATAACGCCAATATTGCGCCGCCAGCGCGCCAAGCGTACTGCGCGAAAAATAAACCGTGCGGATGGACGGATCCAGCCAGACCGTCCCCCCCGCCTCGCGCACGCGCGTGTTGAACTCGTAATCCTCGTTCGAGAGCAAGGTCTCATCGAACATGCCAATTTTTTCGACCAGTTCACGTCGAAACGACCCGAACGGAACCGTATCCACCGCGCCTTCCTGCGCACCAACACGATAGGATGCATCCCCCGCCCCCAGCGGATGCGCCGCCGCGAACGAGATCGCATCCGCGATCCATGTTTCCGCGCCGGGTCGGATATCCCACACGCCGCCCACGTTCTCGCCCTTCCCCGCCTGATGCGCCGCCACGCACCGTTCCACATATTCCGGGATCGGCATGGAGTGGGCATCCAAACGGACGATGATCCCGCCTCGCGACTCCCGAATTGCCTGATTCAAACCAGATGGGATCGTCCTCGCTGTGTTATCCACCACCCGCACGGACAGATGCGCATGTTCCCGCTGGAACGCCGCGATCACATCCCGCGTCCGGTCCGTGGACATGCCGTCTGAGATCACCACCTCCATCTTCCCACGCGGATACGTCTGCGCGAGAACAGCATCCAGCAATTTGCGGATGGTGGCTTCCTCGTTATAACAAGGCACAATAATGGAGACAAACGGCAGATCAGACATTCCTGTACGTTACGCAAGTACTCGCCGCCAAACGAACGGCGGCGAGACGCTCAAAGTGAAAAACAAAGGATGAGATTAAGAAATCAGCGCAACAGCTTCGATCTCGACCAGTCCGCCTTTGGGCAAACCGGCAACGGCAACCGTACTACGCGCAGGCGGATTCTCGCCAAAGAACTCGGCATAGACCGCATTCATCTTGGGGAAATCGCTCATATCCTGCAAAAAGACCAGCGTCTTCACCACATGTGAGAGATCTGTGCCCGCCGCCTCCAGCACGTTGCGGAGATTCGTCAGCACCTGGCGAGTCTGCTCCTCCACGCCGCCGGGGATCAACTCCATCGTAGCGGGGTCGAGAGCGATCTGACCTGCTGTGAAAACCATTGAATCTGTGCGAACCGCCTGCGAATAGGGACCAATTGCCTTGGGGGCATTGTCCGTTTGAACAATCGTCTTATTCATGATACCTGCCTCTTCTTTATATTTGAAAGCCCTTTATTTTAATACAAAAACAGCCCAAAAACCTATGGCGCGGACGGAAGGACAATTGGCGTTAATGTGACCGTCGGCACGGGAATCGGCGTCGGCGCAAGCGGAATCCAACCGCTATGGAAGAAATATTCCGAGAGGAACGCCGTGCGTTCGCGTTCATTCATCGGACGCGGACGGGAGAAATCCTCCAGTATCGCGGTCAACAATTCCACGCCGAGATATTTTCCATCGTAAAAAACGTGGCGGTCGATGAACTCGCGGCGCGTCCCGTCAATCACCTGTCCGTTTGGAAGCTCGTAGGTCATTTGATCGAAGAACAAATTTCCCAGCCCGTAGTGAATGAACGCATCCCCGCGGAATTCCATCAAATGTGGGAAGTGCGCCTGACTACCGCTGACAATGACCGCGCCTGCATCCGCCACAGTATGAAAATCGAATTCATGCGCATAACACGGACCGGAGTGATAGCACTCTTCATGCTGGAAAGTGAAGATCACCATATATCCCTGCGATTTCACCGACTTGACCTGTTCGGTAAAGAATTTCATGTCGCCGCAATCCGCCGCGCCGGGGCGAATATCCGTTGCCTTCACAAAATCATAGGAACGCTTTCCGTTGCAACCCATGAACGCGATCTTATTGCCGTTCACTTCCATCAGGACGGGCAAGCGCGCCTCTTCCGCATTTGCGCCGCCACCGTAATACGGAATAGTATTCTGCCGATAGATCTCCAACGTGCCAAGCATCGCCTGTGTGCCGCGGTCTGCAAAATGGTCGCCGGTCAATTCCACAATATCCGTGCCAACGTATTCCAGCAATTCAAAATATTTCGGGTCACTGCATAGGATGAAATTCTTATGCCCCGGTTCCGGGAACGGACAATTCGGGTCGAACGGCACTTCATTACTGATATGAGCCACATCCGCGTTAAACAGCCAATCACGGATCAACTCGCCGGGGCGCGTTACGCCCTTGGTCTCCATCGTAAACGCCGTCGCGCGCACCAGCGCAGTCACACCGGTCAAGACTACAGTCGCCAGTTTTGATTCATCGCGGTTGGAGGCAGGCAGTTCAAAATCCCTTCCGCTCAATCCAAAAGTCACCTTCAACGGATAGGTTTCCACATCAAATTCTTTGCGGATGGGAGATTGACCGTCCACGCTCAAGACCTTCCATTTCGGCTGGATCTCTTCAAACGGGATGATCGCCCAACTGGACATTTCGCTCCACGCTTCATCCAATACTCCATCGGATGGAACGCTTCTCACTGCGCCGAAAGCTGGTTCACCCCATTGAGCCGTCAACGCCCTCAGCGTGGACTCTGCCATGAGTAAACTGCGACCAGCCAAAAGTCCGTTTGAAGCGCCTTTCCACACGGACATCAAAT from Anaerolineales bacterium includes:
- a CDS encoding RidA family protein, giving the protein MNKTIVQTDNAPKAIGPYSQAVRTDSMVFTAGQIALDPATMELIPGGVEEQTRQVLTNLRNVLEAAGTDLSHVVKTLVFLQDMSDFPKMNAVYAEFFGENPPARSTVAVAGLPKGGLVEIEAVALIS
- a CDS encoding sugar transferase — translated: MADIYRPSLRLRPGEQRFILLLGDFIASVGATAGAIFFWYQYSLYRLIESGISPGRAERLIQVEVPLWFYILPLVWLVLMVDSYDPHAAANWLRTLRGIAVAPIVGLLGYSLLFIFIEEPNSLPRIAVGAFLVLASILTLIWRAIYIRLYTSSGLMRRVLFVGAGKAGRSLADVYRKINPPPFLLIGFIDDDPAKRGKSYNGFAVLGDSEHLLDIVEDYRISDVVVAINGEIKGETFQTILDVQESGVEVMRMPIMYEELTQRVPIEHLEADWVIRSFVDQVRVSGAYELFKRLMDIVGGIAGTLIFLLLFPLVSLAIIIETGFPVFYSQPRLGKGAKTFNILKFRTMKQDAEANGEPKVALENDPRVTRVGNFLRRTRLDETPQFLSVLRGEMSMVGPRAERPELVAEYQRQIPFYRARLLVKPGLTGWAQINYGYVATVKETIVKLEYDLYYIKHRTLSMDFSIVLRTIGTVLRRTGR
- a CDS encoding glycosyltransferase family 2 protein — encoded protein: MSDLPFVSIIVPCYNEEATIRKLLDAVLAQTYPRGKMEVVISDGMSTDRTRDVIAAFQREHAHLSVRVVDNTARTIPSGLNQAIRESRGGIIVRLDAHSMPIPEYVERCVAAHQAGKGENVGGVWDIRPGAETWIADAISFAAAHPLGAGDASYRVGAQEGAVDTVPFGSFRRELVEKIGMFDETLLSNEDYEFNTRVREAGGTVWLDPSIRTVYFSRSTLGALAAQYWRYGFWKLKMLKRYPHTLRWRQALPPVFVLSLLALIVLSLWRSFFGWLLLLQLLVYFGVLGTAGFKLALVKKKGYLLWGLPLAISTMHFAWGSGFLWSGIVNSLKKNG
- a CDS encoding CapA family protein codes for the protein MKKLFAILVCIAILAACVPATEIPVTPTPPPTPLPTSTLTATSTPVPDALWVSPAVPDVLRGIAKSSGIPLVSSIDFSTKQLDVSDSGSIWIYALVAPFPTVTDDVPFEDLMSVWKGASNGLLAGRSLLMAESTLRALTAQWGEPAFGAVRSVPSDGVLDEAWSEMSSWAIIPFEEIQPKWKVLSVDGQSPIRKEFDVETYPLKVTFGLSGRDFELPASNRDESKLATVVLTGVTALVRATAFTMETKGVTRPGELIRDWLFNADVAHISNEVPFDPNCPFPEPGHKNFILCSDPKYFELLEYVGTDIVELTGDHFADRGTQAMLGTLEIYRQNTIPYYGGGANAEEARLPVLMEVNGNKIAFMGCNGKRSYDFVKATDIRPGAADCGDMKFFTEQVKSVKSQGYMVIFTFQHEECYHSGPCYAHEFDFHTVADAGAVIVSGSQAHFPHLMEFRGDAFIHYGLGNLFFDQMTYELPNGQVIDGTRREFIDRHVFYDGKYLGVELLTAILEDFSRPRPMNERERTAFLSEYFFHSGWIPLAPTPIPVPTVTLTPIVLPSAP
- a CDS encoding NAD-dependent epimerase/dehydratase family protein: MRYLVTGGAGFIGSHISRELLERGHSVRVFDNFSSGKHENLHGLDVEIVEGDLRDADAVAQAVKGMDVVFHEAAFVSVPESMEKPQECFDVNVTGTSGLFESARRAGVRRVVVASSAAVYGDSEAYPLSEDTPLRQLSPYAVSKRVDELYAELFTGQFGLEVVALRYFNVYGPRQRPDSMYAAAVPIFIRRMLDDKPITIFGDGGQSRDLVNVRDVVQANLLASEHPAAPGQIFNVCTGVETRLLDLLDILYEIFPNAPKHVHADPRPGDIYRSIGTPKKIMDALGFKPQVSLVDGLHEAVESMRNSGV